A DNA window from Shewanella baltica contains the following coding sequences:
- a CDS encoding ABC transporter permease produces MILGLARSWSLAGYAVATLLVLPLVALILQALQPDEAVFGHLMATVLPTYIINSLLLIFWVSLGALLLALPCAWLMARCEFVGRRYLQWALLLPLAMPGYIVAYVYTDLLDYAGPVQRSLRSIFGWSSPQDYFFPDIRTLGGAACMLSLVLFPYIYLLARTAFMEQSLSLAHASRIMGCSPWQSFWRLSLPMARPALAVGVALVAMETAADFATVNYFALPTLTTAVYDTWLGYGNLTAAAKLSAIILLVVFSLIGFERFARRKQQLFQKQSRIQASDLYRLSTVQTAVALSFCATLLLLAFLLPFGILLSYAIGYFEQSWDESFWQLSLNSLSLALITSFICCLIALLLMFVRRISPRSSDALPSRLASTGYALPGTVLAIGVLVPLTMLDFAINDLADLLGLNGPGLILTGSVVALIFAFCVRFVAIAIGSVESSYKRISPSLDMVSLTMGQGPRQLLQRVHLPLLGKGLFAGALLVFIESMKELPAALLLRPIGFENLATYVFQFVSDEKLEHGALAAIVIVLVGLVPLIYLNRSLEHHS; encoded by the coding sequence ATGATTTTAGGATTAGCCAGAAGCTGGTCGCTTGCTGGTTATGCGGTGGCCACCCTGCTGGTGTTGCCACTGGTTGCACTGATATTGCAGGCTCTGCAGCCTGACGAAGCCGTGTTTGGCCATCTGATGGCAACGGTTCTGCCAACTTATATCATCAACAGTTTATTGTTGATCTTTTGGGTGAGTTTGGGCGCGTTATTACTTGCGTTACCCTGTGCTTGGTTGATGGCTCGCTGTGAATTTGTCGGCAGGCGTTATTTGCAATGGGCGCTATTATTGCCCCTCGCTATGCCGGGATATATTGTTGCCTACGTTTATACCGATTTGCTCGATTATGCGGGGCCAGTGCAGCGTAGCTTGAGATCGATATTTGGCTGGAGTTCACCGCAGGATTATTTCTTCCCCGATATTCGCACCTTAGGCGGCGCGGCGTGCATGTTGTCGCTGGTGTTATTTCCCTATATTTATCTCTTGGCGCGTACCGCGTTTATGGAGCAATCCTTAAGTTTGGCCCATGCTTCACGCATTATGGGCTGTTCACCCTGGCAGAGTTTTTGGCGGCTTTCTTTGCCTATGGCAAGGCCTGCACTCGCGGTTGGCGTGGCCTTGGTGGCGATGGAAACCGCCGCCGATTTTGCGACGGTTAACTATTTTGCCTTGCCAACCTTAACCACGGCCGTGTACGACACTTGGTTGGGTTATGGCAATCTGACCGCCGCTGCTAAGTTGTCGGCGATTATCTTGCTGGTGGTGTTTAGCCTGATTGGATTTGAGCGTTTCGCCCGCCGCAAACAGCAGTTATTCCAAAAGCAATCGCGCATCCAAGCCAGTGATTTGTATCGACTCTCGACAGTGCAAACCGCAGTTGCACTGAGCTTTTGTGCCACTCTGCTGCTATTAGCCTTTTTGTTGCCCTTTGGGATTCTATTGTCCTATGCCATTGGTTATTTTGAACAAAGCTGGGATGAGAGCTTTTGGCAGTTAAGCCTTAACAGTCTCAGCCTTGCGCTAATCACTAGCTTCATCTGTTGCTTAATCGCTTTGCTGCTCATGTTTGTACGCCGGATAAGCCCAAGATCTAGTGATGCCTTGCCCTCACGCTTAGCCTCGACGGGTTATGCCTTGCCCGGCACTGTGCTCGCTATCGGCGTATTAGTGCCGCTCACTATGCTCGATTTTGCGATTAACGATCTAGCGGATCTGCTTGGTTTAAACGGCCCAGGACTTATTTTGACGGGCAGCGTAGTGGCGTTGATTTTTGCCTTTTGCGTACGTTTTGTGGCAATTGCTATCGGCAGCGTTGAAAGTAGCTATAAACGCATCTCGCCATCGCTGGACATGGTGAGCCTGACTATGGGGCAAGGTCCGCGGCAGTTGCTGCAAAGAGTGCATTTACCTCTACTTGGTAAGGGATTGTTTGCGGGCGCGTTATTGGTGTTTATCGAAAGCATGAAGGAACTGCCAGCGGCGTTATTGCTGCGGCCTATCGGTTTTGAAAACCTTGCAACTTATGTATTCCAGTTTGTATCCGATGAAAAACTCGAGCACGGCGCCTTAGCCGCGATTGTGATTGTGCTGGTGGGCTTAGTACCGCTGATTTATTTAAACCGTTCATTGGAGCACCACAGCTGA
- a CDS encoding ABC transporter ATP-binding protein produces MTNTLKLMQVHSDYQGQQVLKGLSLALEQGEILALLGPSGCGKTTLLRAVAGLQAISQGEIQINGRVVSGDSQFVPSEQRGIGMIFQDYALFPHLTVAENILFGVAKLSAAERQARLDDMLTLVKLEGLAQRYPHELSGGQQQRVSIARALAYEPQLLLLDEPFSNIDAQVRYEMMAEIRSILKQRNVSAVFVTHSKDEAFVFADTLAIFKQGIIVQHGSAEALYAAPNSRYVADFLGSGNYLPAAVLDGHRVATPIGHLTSLTPLGLPSEFSGTVFLRPQQLTLSADEQGVGTITERRFLGAFCHYWVKIEAASHAYYVEVRSQMMQLTIGQKVGVTTEPHSLVLFES; encoded by the coding sequence ATGACAAACACGCTCAAACTCATGCAAGTTCATAGCGATTATCAGGGCCAGCAAGTTTTAAAGGGGTTGAGTTTGGCCCTAGAACAAGGAGAGATTCTTGCTTTGTTAGGCCCCAGCGGTTGTGGCAAGACGACCTTATTGCGAGCAGTTGCGGGCTTACAGGCGATTAGCCAAGGTGAAATTCAGATCAATGGCCGCGTTGTGAGTGGCGACAGCCAGTTTGTGCCTAGCGAACAGCGCGGTATCGGCATGATTTTCCAAGACTATGCGCTTTTTCCTCATTTAACTGTGGCGGAGAATATTCTCTTTGGCGTGGCTAAATTGTCGGCCGCGGAGCGTCAGGCACGGTTGGATGACATGCTAACCTTAGTCAAACTCGAAGGCTTAGCTCAGCGTTATCCCCATGAGTTATCTGGCGGTCAGCAGCAGCGCGTCTCGATTGCGCGGGCACTTGCCTATGAGCCGCAGTTATTACTGCTCGATGAGCCTTTTTCTAATATCGATGCCCAAGTGCGCTACGAGATGATGGCGGAAATTCGCAGTATTTTGAAACAGCGTAATGTTAGCGCGGTATTTGTTACCCACAGTAAGGATGAAGCCTTTGTATTTGCTGATACTTTGGCGATTTTTAAGCAAGGCATTATAGTGCAGCATGGCAGCGCCGAAGCCTTATACGCCGCGCCAAACAGCCGTTATGTGGCGGACTTTTTAGGTAGCGGTAATTACTTACCCGCCGCAGTGCTCGATGGACACAGGGTTGCCACTCCTATCGGCCATTTAACCAGCCTTACGCCATTAGGGTTGCCGAGCGAGTTCAGCGGTACGGTATTCTTGCGCCCGCAGCAATTGACGCTCAGCGCCGATGAGCAAGGTGTGGGCACGATCACAGAGCGGCGTTTTTTAGGCGCTTTTTGTCATTACTGGGTCAAGATTGAAGCCGCCTCCCATGCTTATTATGTCGAAGTGCGAAGCCAAATGATGCAGCTCACTATCGGCCAAAAAGTCGGGGTAACGACAGAGCCGCACTCGCTGGTGCTATTTGAATCTTAG
- the ggt gene encoding gamma-glutamyltransferase, producing MIKTIKSICTLVTVATAISSSGVMAMDRITGKAFATRSEVYATHGMAATSQPLATQVAIDILKQGGSAVDAAIAANAMLGLVEPTGSGVGGDLFAIVWSAKDKRLYGLNASGRSPKSLSLEKLKSLGLDYLPPLGPLPVSVPGAVDGWYELHNKFGKLAMADNLAPAIHYARDGFPVSELIAYYLEGSGKKLAKFPGFKETYMPNGKMPAVGEIFKNPALANTYEKIAKGGRDAFYKGDIAKSIDKYMKSQGGYLSYDDLASHTSEWIDPVSVNYRGYDVWELPPNGQGIAALQILKTMEPFNVAAMGFNSPEYVHLFVEAKKLAFADRAKFYADMAFNKVPVNDLISQQYNYDRAKLIDPNKAAKSVDAGNPALQHGDTVYLTTADKDGNMVSLIQSNYRGMGSGMTPPDLGFVLQDRGQMFDLTEGRFNTYAPGKRPFHTIIPAFVTKDGKPWLSFGVMGGATQPQMHAQILMNLIDFKMNLQEAGDAPRILHMGSTEPTGEVMNDGGYVSLESGFPVETRRELIKKGHVLRDGLGDFGGYQAIGFNAETGVYRAASESRKDGHAAGY from the coding sequence ATGATAAAAACAATAAAATCAATTTGTACCTTAGTGACAGTGGCGACGGCAATATCGTCTTCAGGAGTGATGGCCATGGATAGGATCACGGGTAAAGCCTTTGCGACGCGCTCAGAAGTGTATGCCACCCATGGAATGGCGGCGACCAGTCAACCACTCGCCACACAAGTCGCTATTGATATACTCAAGCAGGGCGGTAGTGCGGTCGATGCGGCGATTGCCGCGAATGCCATGCTAGGGTTAGTCGAACCAACGGGTTCGGGTGTTGGTGGTGACTTATTTGCCATCGTCTGGAGCGCGAAAGATAAACGCCTCTATGGTCTTAACGCTTCGGGCCGCAGTCCAAAATCCTTAAGTTTAGAAAAGCTTAAATCTCTCGGCTTAGACTATTTACCGCCGCTTGGACCCTTGCCTGTTTCTGTGCCCGGCGCTGTGGATGGCTGGTATGAACTGCATAATAAGTTCGGCAAATTAGCGATGGCCGATAATCTTGCGCCCGCAATCCATTACGCCCGTGATGGTTTCCCTGTGTCCGAACTCATCGCCTATTACCTTGAGGGGAGTGGTAAAAAACTCGCTAAATTCCCCGGTTTTAAAGAAACCTATATGCCTAATGGCAAGATGCCAGCGGTGGGCGAAATCTTTAAAAACCCAGCGCTTGCTAATACCTATGAGAAAATTGCCAAGGGTGGCCGCGATGCTTTCTATAAAGGCGATATCGCCAAAAGTATCGATAAGTACATGAAATCCCAAGGTGGTTATTTAAGTTATGATGACTTAGCGAGCCATACTAGCGAATGGATAGATCCGGTTTCGGTGAACTACCGTGGTTACGATGTATGGGAACTGCCGCCCAATGGTCAAGGCATTGCGGCGCTACAAATCTTAAAAACCATGGAACCCTTTAATGTGGCTGCTATGGGCTTTAATAGCCCCGAATATGTGCATTTATTTGTTGAAGCCAAAAAACTCGCCTTTGCCGACAGAGCTAAGTTTTATGCCGACATGGCCTTTAATAAAGTGCCGGTTAACGATTTGATTTCGCAGCAATACAATTATGATCGCGCTAAGTTAATCGATCCCAATAAAGCGGCCAAGAGTGTTGATGCGGGTAATCCTGCGTTACAACATGGCGATACTGTATACCTGACCACCGCCGACAAAGACGGCAACATGGTGTCACTCATTCAAAGTAACTACCGTGGTATGGGTTCAGGAATGACGCCGCCGGATCTCGGTTTTGTGCTGCAAGACCGTGGGCAAATGTTTGATTTAACTGAGGGGCGTTTTAATACCTACGCACCGGGCAAGCGTCCATTTCATACCATCATTCCCGCTTTTGTGACCAAAGACGGTAAACCTTGGCTCAGCTTTGGGGTGATGGGCGGCGCGACTCAACCACAGATGCACGCGCAGATTCTAATGAACCTGATTGATTTTAAAATGAACTTGCAAGAAGCGGGCGATGCCCCCAGAATTTTGCATATGGGTTCAACTGAGCCCACCGGCGAAGTGATGAATGACGGCGGCTACGTCAGTCTGGAATCGGGCTTCCCTGTGGAAACGCGCCGTGAGCTTATCAAGAAAGGTCATGTGCTGCGTGACGGCCTTGGCGATTTTGGCGGCTATCAAGCCATTGGATTTAATGCTGAAACGGGCGTGTATCGTGCGGCTTCTGAGAGCCGCAAGGATGGTCATGCCGCGGGTTATTAA